The following proteins come from a genomic window of Gadus morhua chromosome 11, gadMor3.0, whole genome shotgun sequence:
- the nrsn1 gene encoding neurensin-1 isoform X1 gives MLPAYAVQPIQKGRMTSCPEICGSEYTEQAQAGVNCQQYGVRSYLHQFYEECTATVWERDEDFQIQRSPSRWSSVLWKVCLTFGTLIMLAGLIALLVGYATPARIEAFGADDLLFVDSHAVSFNRALDVCKLTGAVLFCVGGTSMAVGFLLSAFAKSYSKEELYLQHKFKERLGTVGNPITRSPTPGDGKVPVTLSKVQNIQPLSRKSDT, from the exons ATGCTTCCGGCATACGCTGTTCAACCAAT acagaAGGGAAGGATGACTTCTTGTCCTGAGATCTGTGGGTCGGAATACACTGAGCAAGCCCAGGCCGGGGTCAACTGCCAGCAGTACGGAGTTCGCTCATACCTACACCAG TTTTACGAGGAATGCACCGCCACGGTCTGGGAACGTGATGAAGATTTTCAGATTCAGAGATCGCCTAGTCGGTGGAGCTCTGTTCTCTGGAAG GTCTGTCTCACGTTCGGAACCCTGATCATGTTAGCAGGACTCATAGCTCTCCTGGTGGGCTACGCAACGCCAGCCCGCATCGAGGCCTTCGGGGCAGATGACCTCCTCTTTGTCGACAG CCATGCAGTGAGTTTCAACCGGGCTCTGGATGTTTGCAAGCTGACTGGAGCTGTGCTGTTCTGCGTGGGGGGAACCTCCATGGCCGTCGGGTTCCTGCTGTCTGCGTTCGCCAAGAGCTACTCCAAAGAAGAGCTGTACCTCCAGCACAAGTTTAAAGAGAGGCTGGGGACTGTTG GTAATCCCATCACAAGATCTCCAACCCCTGGGGACGGGAAGGTTCCGGTCACTCTGTCTAAGGTTCAGAACATCCAGCCGCTGAGCAGGAAATCAGACACCTGA
- the nrsn1 gene encoding neurensin-1 isoform X2, with translation MTSCPEICGSEYTEQAQAGVNCQQYGVRSYLHQFYEECTATVWERDEDFQIQRSPSRWSSVLWKVCLTFGTLIMLAGLIALLVGYATPARIEAFGADDLLFVDSHAVSFNRALDVCKLTGAVLFCVGGTSMAVGFLLSAFAKSYSKEELYLQHKFKERLGTVGNPITRSPTPGDGKVPVTLSKVQNIQPLSRKSDT, from the exons ATGACTTCTTGTCCTGAGATCTGTGGGTCGGAATACACTGAGCAAGCCCAGGCCGGGGTCAACTGCCAGCAGTACGGAGTTCGCTCATACCTACACCAG TTTTACGAGGAATGCACCGCCACGGTCTGGGAACGTGATGAAGATTTTCAGATTCAGAGATCGCCTAGTCGGTGGAGCTCTGTTCTCTGGAAG GTCTGTCTCACGTTCGGAACCCTGATCATGTTAGCAGGACTCATAGCTCTCCTGGTGGGCTACGCAACGCCAGCCCGCATCGAGGCCTTCGGGGCAGATGACCTCCTCTTTGTCGACAG CCATGCAGTGAGTTTCAACCGGGCTCTGGATGTTTGCAAGCTGACTGGAGCTGTGCTGTTCTGCGTGGGGGGAACCTCCATGGCCGTCGGGTTCCTGCTGTCTGCGTTCGCCAAGAGCTACTCCAAAGAAGAGCTGTACCTCCAGCACAAGTTTAAAGAGAGGCTGGGGACTGTTG GTAATCCCATCACAAGATCTCCAACCCCTGGGGACGGGAAGGTTCCGGTCACTCTGTCTAAGGTTCAGAACATCCAGCCGCTGAGCAGGAAATCAGACACCTGA